The following coding sequences are from one Paenibacillus sp. JDR-2 window:
- a CDS encoding extracellular solute-binding protein yields the protein MGKMLKSAMVLLVLMMCWALAACSVNTGNSGNGIAEDPTNSNANSLEADASHKKISTDEPAWKLDTTPITFDWYINFDWFTSKWGGNAVSDYITKKTGVSLNFIVPAGDAGEKLNTMMSARSLPDFITLGWYEDAVQKMINGDMVLPLNELADEYDPYFFKVADPAKLSWYTQSNGNVYGYPNASSSPADYQKYGQLFTSNQTFVVRKDLYEALGKPDMSTPEGFLGALKAAKEKFPEVDGQPLIPIGLHEFTETGNYSLDEYLQNFLAIPKQKNGKLYDRRSDPTYLKWLKVFRQANEDGLMPTDVYIDEKRLEKDEKISQGRYFAMLYQWSDFTEINQMLYQKDPNKVYIAIDGPANDAHDAPTLAGNGISGWTVTLISKNVKDKKRAMAFLSYLLSEEGNKDLYLGEKGVTYDTIDGKDQFLPAAMNLLNTNRQAFDKKYGASYMYWMLMDTNMNLAWMTGMDAEPAKQIADWTRGKTISMAEFDSLDPDPTTKEGIAEGEQTRLWAETLPKLLMSGSDAEFDQLFTEFLNTITKDPEYEEIAASRQAAYERNIEKLKSSFKQ from the coding sequence ATGGGTAAGATGCTTAAATCAGCAATGGTATTACTAGTTCTGATGATGTGTTGGGCGTTAGCGGCTTGTTCCGTTAACACTGGCAATTCGGGCAATGGCATTGCTGAAGATCCTACGAATTCGAACGCCAATTCACTGGAGGCAGATGCTTCTCATAAGAAGATTTCTACGGATGAGCCTGCCTGGAAACTGGACACGACACCGATTACGTTTGATTGGTATATCAATTTTGATTGGTTCACCAGCAAGTGGGGAGGAAACGCCGTTTCCGATTATATAACGAAAAAGACGGGCGTCAGCTTGAACTTTATCGTGCCCGCCGGCGACGCCGGCGAGAAGCTTAATACGATGATGTCGGCTAGATCGCTCCCTGATTTCATTACGCTAGGCTGGTACGAGGATGCCGTTCAGAAGATGATCAATGGAGATATGGTGCTTCCATTAAATGAGCTAGCGGATGAATATGATCCTTATTTTTTTAAGGTCGCAGATCCCGCAAAGCTTAGTTGGTACACACAGTCTAACGGCAATGTGTACGGTTACCCGAATGCATCCTCATCCCCTGCCGATTATCAAAAATACGGTCAGCTCTTCACCTCTAATCAGACCTTCGTAGTCAGGAAAGACTTGTATGAAGCGCTTGGCAAGCCGGATATGAGCACGCCCGAAGGGTTTCTCGGAGCGCTAAAGGCTGCGAAGGAGAAGTTTCCTGAGGTGGACGGCCAGCCGCTCATTCCGATTGGCCTTCATGAATTTACGGAAACCGGAAACTATTCGCTGGACGAGTATCTTCAGAATTTCCTAGCGATCCCGAAGCAGAAAAACGGCAAGCTGTATGATCGTCGCAGCGATCCAACCTATTTGAAATGGTTGAAGGTGTTTCGTCAAGCAAATGAGGACGGGCTTATGCCGACGGATGTTTATATTGACGAAAAGCGGCTGGAAAAGGATGAAAAAATATCGCAGGGCCGCTATTTTGCCATGCTTTATCAATGGTCTGATTTTACAGAGATTAACCAAATGTTATACCAGAAGGACCCCAATAAAGTATATATCGCGATTGATGGTCCTGCGAATGACGCACATGATGCGCCAACGCTTGCAGGCAACGGCATCTCCGGATGGACGGTGACGCTCATCTCCAAGAACGTCAAGGATAAAAAGCGGGCAATGGCCTTCCTCAGTTATTTGCTCAGCGAAGAGGGGAACAAGGATCTGTACTTAGGAGAGAAGGGCGTTACCTACGACACGATAGACGGCAAGGATCAGTTCTTGCCAGCGGCGATGAATCTGCTCAATACCAACCGCCAAGCGTTCGATAAAAAATATGGCGCTTCTTATATGTATTGGATGCTGATGGATACAAACATGAATCTAGCATGGATGACGGGGATGGATGCTGAGCCTGCCAAACAAATTGCCGATTGGACGAGAGGCAAGACGATCAGCATGGCCGAGTTCGACAGTCTGGATCCAGACCCGACGACGAAGGAAGGTATCGCGGAAGGCGAACAAACGCGGCTCTGGGCCGAGACGCTGCCGAAGCTGCTGATGTCGGGGTCGGATGCTGAATTCGATCAACTGTTTACCGAATTCTTGAACACCATTACCAAGGATCCCGAGTACGAAGAGATTGCAGCTAGCCGGCAAGCAGCCTACGAACGGAATATAGAGAAGCTGAAGTCGTCGTTCAAGCAATAG
- a CDS encoding cupin domain-containing protein, producing MKKVTAFPLAGHLLSTTGGNLVMAEWTAEGCTEGAEPMKIAPLHIHREDDEAWYVLEGTLAFRIDDQTVEANAGDAVMVPRGAAHTYWNPKAESARYLLIMTVRISELIEAIHAAPDRSPEGLRRLFEKYETEFIGW from the coding sequence ATGAAAAAAGTAACCGCTTTCCCATTAGCGGGACATTTGCTGTCAACAACGGGAGGCAATCTGGTTATGGCCGAGTGGACGGCAGAGGGCTGCACTGAAGGGGCGGAGCCTATGAAAATCGCTCCGCTGCACATTCATCGCGAGGATGATGAGGCATGGTACGTACTGGAAGGAACTCTTGCCTTCCGGATTGACGACCAGACGGTGGAGGCGAACGCAGGCGACGCCGTTATGGTGCCCCGGGGAGCCGCCCATACGTACTGGAATCCAAAGGCCGAGTCCGCACGTTACCTTCTAATCATGACGGTCCGGATCAGCGAATTGATTGAAGCCATCCACGCCGCCCCGGATCGCAGCCCGGAAGGGCTGCGAAGGCTATTTGAAAAGTATGAAACCGAATTCATAGGATGGTAA
- a CDS encoding glycosyltransferase family 2 protein, translating into MITVIACTMRSQFIDNVFDNYDRQVWKDKQMIIVLNDDKMDIEQYQERANQYPENEVRVIQLPQKYKLGKCLNYAINMAEGGIIAKFDDDDYYGPKFLREAARAIKSGKASIVGKHTSYIYFEAYRSLMVFRRGGEKKYSRSIKGGTLVFRKSVWKRVPFPEFKKVGSDSGWVGRCIRRGFRVYSLSKRHYVCIRRRDYKSHTQKKSTRLYMSHCRLVRRTSHFKRYVN; encoded by the coding sequence ATGATCACCGTAATCGCGTGTACGATGAGATCCCAATTCATCGATAATGTATTCGATAATTACGATCGGCAGGTTTGGAAGGACAAACAAATGATTATCGTCTTGAATGACGACAAGATGGATATCGAACAATATCAGGAGCGGGCAAACCAATACCCGGAGAACGAAGTAAGGGTTATTCAGCTCCCCCAGAAATACAAGCTTGGCAAATGCCTGAATTACGCCATCAATATGGCCGAGGGCGGCATCATCGCCAAGTTTGACGATGACGATTATTACGGGCCCAAATTTTTGCGGGAAGCCGCGCGTGCCATCAAGAGCGGCAAGGCGTCTATCGTAGGCAAACATACCTCCTACATTTATTTCGAGGCCTATCGCTCACTGATGGTTTTCCGCAGGGGCGGAGAAAAGAAGTACTCGCGCAGCATCAAGGGCGGCACGCTGGTCTTTCGGAAGTCGGTCTGGAAGCGCGTCCCGTTTCCCGAATTCAAAAAGGTCGGCTCGGATTCCGGCTGGGTCGGGCGGTGCATCCGCAGAGGCTTTCGCGTGTATTCCTTATCGAAGCGGCATTACGTCTGTATTAGGAGAAGGGATTACAAAAGCCACACGCAAAAGAAAAGCACGCGCCTCTATATGTCGCACTGCAGGCTTGTTCGCAGAACGAGTCATTTCAAACGTTACGTAAACTAG
- a CDS encoding MATE family efflux transporter: MAQVKTDRSISLYTLAWPIAIELILQFLMGTVDSLMVSRLGDNAVSAVGVSNQVMRSLLTIFVLINGGAGIVIARRWGAGDPHTARRAAAMAIKVGLIGGVLVSLLFAFGSGTIVRLMGTPAEVVPQATTYMAFIGGCSLLTELNMMLTVMIRNTGNTRGPMMIAIGMNVVHVLLNYVFIFGELGFPQMGIEGIGISTIISRLLACAVGVWLLLRSFPSPFERSDWRGFDRPLLKEMVGIGLPNLGNAASWGYSQIVTLAIVSSMGAAQLAAFSYFNIIQQLPWLIGNSIGMAVQIQCGQLYGGRKYDDVYRAPYRAAMIGMVPTFTLAVLLYAFGHTTIGWFTSDQKITGILLPLFFWCMIWQPMRTWTYSFIQSLTAIGEAKFVAMSSMLGMWIFATGGAYVFGVVLDMGIMGVLAGLLLDELFRAILVGTRWIRRRKLPRQQGESASAVQTVGMN, from the coding sequence ATGGCTCAGGTAAAAACAGACAGATCCATTTCTTTATACACGCTCGCATGGCCTATCGCTATCGAGTTGATTTTACAGTTTCTGATGGGCACCGTTGATTCCCTGATGGTCAGCCGTTTGGGAGATAATGCGGTATCTGCGGTAGGCGTATCCAATCAGGTGATGCGTTCCCTGCTTACAATCTTTGTGCTTATTAACGGCGGGGCAGGGATCGTAATCGCGCGCAGATGGGGAGCGGGCGATCCCCATACGGCGAGACGCGCCGCGGCGATGGCGATTAAAGTCGGGCTGATTGGCGGAGTCCTGGTTAGCCTGCTGTTTGCTTTTGGCTCGGGAACTATCGTGCGTCTAATGGGGACGCCTGCCGAAGTGGTGCCGCAGGCGACCACTTATATGGCCTTTATCGGCGGCTGCTCTCTCTTGACGGAGCTTAATATGATGCTGACCGTGATGATCCGGAACACCGGCAATACGCGCGGGCCGATGATGATCGCAATCGGAATGAACGTGGTTCACGTGCTGCTGAACTATGTGTTTATCTTTGGCGAGTTGGGCTTCCCGCAGATGGGGATAGAGGGGATAGGCATCTCGACGATCATCAGCCGGTTGCTTGCGTGCGCGGTGGGCGTATGGCTCCTGCTTCGCTCTTTCCCAAGCCCGTTTGAGCGGAGCGACTGGCGCGGGTTTGACCGTCCGCTGCTCAAGGAGATGGTTGGCATTGGCCTGCCGAACCTGGGAAATGCAGCGTCCTGGGGGTATTCGCAGATTGTCACGCTGGCAATCGTCTCATCGATGGGGGCGGCGCAGCTGGCGGCATTCTCCTACTTCAATATTATCCAGCAGCTGCCCTGGCTGATCGGCAATTCCATCGGAATGGCCGTCCAGATTCAATGCGGTCAGCTGTACGGCGGGAGAAAGTATGACGATGTCTACCGGGCTCCGTACCGCGCTGCCATGATCGGCATGGTGCCAACCTTTACGCTGGCCGTGCTGCTGTATGCTTTTGGGCATACAACAATCGGCTGGTTTACGTCGGACCAAAAGATAACCGGCATCCTGCTGCCTTTGTTCTTCTGGTGCATGATTTGGCAGCCGATGCGGACATGGACGTATTCCTTCATCCAGTCCCTAACGGCGATTGGCGAAGCAAAGTTTGTGGCCATGAGCAGCATGCTGGGCATGTGGATCTTCGCAACAGGCGGGGCCTATGTGTTTGGCGTAGTGCTCGATATGGGCATTATGGGGGTATTGGCTGGCCTGCTGCTAGATGAACTGTTCCGCGCCATTCTTGTTGGGACGCGCTGGATCCGACGCCGCAAGCTGCCTCGGCAGCAGGGGGAGTCTGCATCCGCGGTGCAGACGGTTGGAATGAACTAG
- a CDS encoding sugar phosphate nucleotidyltransferase — MKGLILCAGKGSRLYPFTKNRPKTLIPVTNTPLLQLSIMKLMELGIDRIGIVIHPSQEADIRAQFGEGEAFGISITYIYQHAPKGIANALKNAEYYLSGEPFLLLLGDNLISAPLSDLKYDVEHGGVQASLLLAEVADPQDYGIAEIQDSRIIGLEEKPVHPKSNLAVIGGYAFTKEIFGAVNKITPSKRGEYEITDAIQWLIEQRYDVAYRVTDQLNIDVGTKDRWLLANRKLLEAEALQKRVHDSVQMERCTIVEPVSIDKDCVLKDCRIGPYVSVGAGSRLENCQIESSIILNGVHMKDLPFPIKNVIIGEHSIVAGGLMDKEVKEP, encoded by the coding sequence TTGAAGGGATTGATTCTCTGTGCGGGGAAAGGAAGCCGTTTATATCCGTTTACCAAAAATCGGCCGAAGACGCTTATACCCGTTACAAATACGCCCCTGTTGCAATTATCAATCATGAAGTTAATGGAGCTTGGAATAGATCGTATCGGCATCGTCATCCATCCATCCCAAGAAGCCGACATTCGCGCGCAATTCGGCGAGGGAGAGGCGTTTGGCATTTCGATTACGTACATTTATCAGCATGCACCGAAAGGAATCGCGAACGCGCTCAAAAATGCGGAATATTATTTATCGGGCGAACCGTTCCTGCTTCTTCTGGGAGATAATCTGATTTCCGCTCCGTTATCCGATCTGAAGTACGATGTCGAGCATGGCGGTGTACAAGCGTCCTTATTGCTTGCGGAAGTTGCGGACCCGCAGGATTACGGCATCGCGGAGATCCAGGATTCGCGAATCATAGGTCTGGAAGAAAAACCGGTACATCCGAAGTCGAATTTAGCGGTTATAGGGGGTTACGCGTTTACGAAGGAGATCTTTGGAGCCGTGAACAAAATTACACCCTCTAAGCGTGGCGAGTACGAAATAACGGATGCGATTCAGTGGTTGATCGAGCAGCGTTACGACGTCGCTTACCGCGTGACCGACCAATTGAACATCGACGTGGGCACGAAGGATCGATGGCTGCTGGCCAATCGAAAACTGCTGGAAGCCGAAGCCCTGCAGAAACGGGTTCACGACTCCGTCCAGATGGAGCGCTGCACAATCGTAGAGCCGGTATCGATTGATAAGGACTGCGTGCTGAAGGATTGCCGGATTGGCCCTTACGTTTCGGTGGGTGCGGGATCCAGACTGGAAAATTGCCAAATCGAGAGCAGCATTATTTTGAATGGAGTTCATATGAAAGATCTCCCGTTCCCTATTAAAAATGTTATTATCGGCGAACATTCCATTGTCGCCGGGGGACTGATGGATAAAGAGGTGAAGGAGCCTTGA
- a CDS encoding LysR family transcriptional regulator — MELRQLEYFIQVCKSGSFTKAKEELGVTQPTLSQQIRVLEGEYNIQLFDRVSRGVEITEAGKILLNKGNAIMNLLEEARNEIDGRNDRFGETIAIGCCPAELEYLAPFFMKFHQKHPNILLRIMDIENAEKKVMEQRVDFGITAYPVSDDSVISTHLYRQEMALLVHSDHSLADQTSIPFQSLKQMNSIMFREQNKSLIDRYCFSYGFTLKSIIETSSTSVLLHWIRHGLGAALIPTSLLESIRDDSLRIVKLEGHIPYWDISLLYLKSANMKSTARLFIQEMDSYVREDEVNLLCSGN; from the coding sequence GTGGAATTGCGCCAGCTTGAATACTTTATTCAGGTTTGCAAATCAGGAAGCTTCACAAAAGCGAAAGAAGAATTAGGCGTGACTCAGCCTACGCTAAGTCAGCAAATTCGGGTTTTGGAGGGTGAGTACAATATTCAATTGTTCGATCGGGTAAGTAGAGGGGTTGAAATAACGGAAGCCGGAAAAATTCTTTTGAATAAGGGCAATGCTATTATGAATCTTCTTGAAGAAGCGCGTAATGAAATAGATGGCCGCAACGATAGATTCGGAGAAACGATTGCTATTGGCTGTTGTCCTGCTGAGCTTGAATATCTAGCTCCTTTCTTCATGAAGTTTCACCAGAAGCACCCGAATATTCTATTAAGAATTATGGATATAGAGAATGCCGAGAAAAAAGTTATGGAGCAAAGAGTAGACTTTGGAATAACGGCCTATCCGGTTTCCGACGATTCGGTGATTTCGACTCATTTGTATAGACAAGAAATGGCGCTATTGGTTCACTCCGATCATTCTTTGGCCGATCAAACGTCAATTCCTTTCCAATCCTTGAAGCAAATGAATTCGATCATGTTCCGAGAACAGAACAAATCGTTAATTGATAGGTATTGTTTCTCTTACGGGTTTACATTGAAGTCGATTATAGAAACATCCTCCACCTCGGTACTGCTACATTGGATTCGTCATGGACTTGGAGCGGCTCTTATACCAACATCTTTGCTCGAAAGTATAAGGGATGATTCTTTGCGTATTGTCAAATTGGAAGGGCATATTCCATATTGGGATATATCTCTGTTATACCTTAAATCCGCTAATATGAAATCCACTGCGCGATTATTCATTCAAGAGATGGATTCCTATGTAAGAGAGGATGAGGTGAATCTTTTGTGTTCAGGCAATTAG
- a CDS encoding LysR family transcriptional regulator gives MFRQLECFIQICKEGSFTKAADVLLISQPTLSQQIRFLELEVGAPLFERFGRGVKITADGEILYEKALSVMRLIEESKKETYELRYARVNKLSIGISPTNFFRLTSRFREFHDQHPDITLKFASAENTTQQLLNDSIDIGVTDHYNPNKEIHILHLYKEEQALIVYKDHPWADRTSISFHELEDLESSLFVGDMRLTDYIHASSVKISENLLSMFESTSTEILLSMVLQKMGVAILPASIIEGFPGQELKMIRLVSPTPLREIKLVFKKYHYNNPSVQKCIEFFQQ, from the coding sequence GTGTTCAGGCAATTAGAGTGTTTTATTCAAATTTGCAAAGAAGGCAGCTTTACTAAGGCTGCGGATGTTTTATTGATTTCTCAACCTACTTTAAGTCAACAGATTCGTTTTTTGGAATTGGAAGTTGGAGCGCCTTTGTTTGAGAGATTTGGCAGAGGGGTAAAGATTACGGCTGACGGGGAAATTTTATATGAAAAAGCTCTTTCCGTCATGAGGCTCATTGAAGAATCAAAGAAAGAAACCTACGAGTTGCGTTACGCTCGGGTTAATAAACTTTCGATAGGCATTTCGCCCACGAACTTTTTTAGATTAACATCCCGTTTTCGGGAATTTCATGATCAGCATCCTGACATTACATTGAAATTTGCCAGTGCGGAGAATACGACACAGCAATTATTGAATGACAGTATCGATATTGGCGTTACCGATCATTATAATCCAAACAAAGAAATTCATATCCTGCATCTATATAAAGAAGAACAAGCGTTGATCGTTTATAAGGATCATCCATGGGCGGATCGAACCAGTATTTCTTTTCATGAGCTGGAGGATTTAGAATCTTCCTTATTTGTTGGGGATATGCGTTTGACCGATTATATTCACGCATCCAGTGTTAAGATTTCCGAAAACCTGCTATCCATGTTTGAGTCAACCTCTACGGAAATTCTTCTTTCCATGGTACTGCAAAAGATGGGGGTAGCTATTTTACCTGCCTCTATAATTGAAGGCTTCCCTGGACAAGAATTGAAAATGATTCGTCTTGTAAGTCCAACGCCTCTTCGCGAGATAAAGCTTGTTTTTAAAAAGTATCATTACAATAATCCTTCCGTACAGAAATGTATTGAGTTCTTTCAACAATAA
- a CDS encoding glycosyltransferase family 4 protein, with translation MRIAQISTNTIPVPPKDYGGTQRDVHYLTEELVNRGHEVFLFAKKGSTSNATQTFEYESDDPKKQLDFIIKNLPPDVDIIHDHYGIVAKANPPIPTISNSHSKGIKGDVQLRVYVSKFILRKYGKRKGYAVHNGIRMEDYTYTKDKQNYLLFMGRLIKEKGVHLAIKVAKKTGMRLIIAGTLNDKAYFNAKIKPHLGSKISYIGPVGGDRKRELLANASCVLFTSTWDEPFGLVLIESLASGTPVLGFNKGGVAEVLKGMPQLLCKTTSEMAMKIKYRKKRLPKASECRRYARSRYSDLIMTDRFLSLYEKIIDGKLYKIKKNTLWNRREAKLLAAPNGDDK, from the coding sequence TTGAGAATTGCTCAAATATCGACGAATACGATTCCTGTACCTCCGAAGGATTACGGGGGCACGCAGCGCGACGTGCATTATTTAACGGAAGAGTTGGTCAACCGGGGGCATGAAGTGTTTCTGTTTGCCAAGAAAGGATCAACCTCGAATGCGACCCAAACGTTCGAATACGAGTCGGATGATCCGAAAAAGCAGCTGGACTTTATTATTAAAAACCTTCCGCCCGACGTGGATATCATACACGATCATTACGGCATCGTTGCGAAAGCGAATCCGCCTATTCCGACTATAAGCAACTCCCATTCCAAAGGGATCAAGGGAGACGTGCAGCTTCGGGTATACGTCAGCAAATTCATTCTCCGCAAATACGGGAAACGAAAGGGCTATGCCGTCCATAACGGCATCCGCATGGAGGATTACACCTACACGAAAGACAAGCAAAACTATCTGCTCTTCATGGGAAGATTAATTAAGGAAAAAGGTGTACACCTTGCCATTAAAGTTGCCAAAAAAACGGGTATGCGGCTCATTATTGCCGGCACGCTGAACGACAAGGCTTATTTCAATGCTAAAATCAAACCTCATCTCGGCAGTAAAATCAGCTATATCGGCCCCGTCGGCGGAGACCGCAAACGCGAGCTGCTCGCCAACGCAAGCTGCGTCCTGTTCACGTCGACATGGGATGAACCTTTCGGACTGGTCCTCATTGAATCGCTGGCCAGCGGCACGCCCGTACTAGGCTTCAACAAAGGCGGCGTTGCCGAGGTGCTTAAAGGAATGCCTCAGCTCTTATGCAAAACGACATCCGAAATGGCGATGAAGATTAAATACCGCAAGAAGAGGCTGCCCAAAGCCAGCGAATGCAGACGTTACGCCAGAAGCCGCTATTCCGATTTAATCATGACGGATCGCTTCTTAAGTTTGTATGAGAAAATCATCGACGGAAAATTGTACAAAATCAAAAAAAATACATTATGGAACCGGCGCGAGGCCAAGCTGCTGGCTGCGCCGAATGGAGATGATAAGTAA
- a CDS encoding AraC family transcriptional regulator — MRSDLWENTVMTDPALPINVFHPTFGIGCSLPLHWHEHFELIYVESGEVLYTIGGQPFPTKPGDMLFVNSGELHSAASLNPNEPFTVYALVFNPSILGLKEPHIVDLVAPYTNGMSMIASRIEQTDSLYPLLKQTTLRLAGEFEQKPRGYELAVRSYCQLLFTWLSREFTVMQRSDTEMNAFRARTNRFKELLTRLESDVAERVTVEQAASFVHMSPYHFCRMFKKITGQTFVQYMNLNRINRAEYLLKNTAMSVTDIAAEIGCSSINSFSKLFRQLRGVSPRDLRKGQTI; from the coding sequence ATGCGAAGTGATTTATGGGAAAATACCGTTATGACCGATCCGGCTCTGCCGATCAATGTGTTCCATCCGACCTTTGGTATCGGATGCTCCCTGCCTCTCCACTGGCATGAGCATTTCGAGCTGATCTACGTCGAAAGCGGCGAGGTTCTCTACACGATTGGCGGACAGCCGTTCCCTACCAAACCGGGCGACATGCTGTTCGTCAACAGCGGCGAGCTTCATTCGGCAGCCTCGCTTAACCCGAACGAGCCTTTTACGGTATACGCGCTTGTGTTTAATCCATCCATACTAGGCCTGAAGGAACCGCATATTGTTGATCTGGTCGCTCCTTACACGAACGGCATGTCCATGATCGCGAGCCGCATTGAACAGACAGATTCGCTGTACCCGCTGCTGAAGCAGACAACGCTGCGGCTAGCCGGAGAATTCGAGCAGAAGCCCCGCGGCTATGAGCTAGCTGTCCGTTCCTACTGCCAGCTGCTCTTCACCTGGCTGAGCCGGGAATTTACCGTCATGCAGCGCAGCGACACCGAGATGAACGCGTTCCGCGCGAGGACCAACCGGTTCAAGGAGCTGCTCACCCGTCTGGAATCCGACGTGGCCGAGCGCGTAACCGTCGAACAGGCAGCCTCTTTTGTCCATATGAGCCCGTATCATTTCTGCCGCATGTTCAAGAAGATAACCGGCCAGACCTTCGTGCAATACATGAATCTTAACCGCATTAACAGAGCCGAATATTTACTGAAAAACACCGCCATGAGCGTCACGGACATCGCAGCCGAGATCGGCTGCAGCAGCATTAACAGCTTCTCGAAGCTATTTCGACAGCTGCGGGGCGTCTCGCCGCGCGACCTTAGAAAGGGGCAGACAATATGA
- a CDS encoding UDP-glucose dehydrogenase family protein yields MKILIIGTGYVGATTAMVFAEIGWQVTGLDIDAGKIERLKKGQLHFHEPGLEGLIAKHVQSGRLRFTTNKETAIKEHDVIFLCVGTPSLPDGSADLRYVGQAAEDIGRLMNGYKLIVTKSTVPVGTQELIKKWIEAAQQTAYPFDVASNPEFLREGKAVEDALRPDRIVIGTDSQRATEQLKKLYWSFACPWILTTPRTAELIKYASNSFLATKISYMNELARLCDELEVNVKEIAEGMGLDPRIGPSFLQAGLGYGGSCFPKDVSELVTTSGKHHVNLRILEGVIEVNRTQHAYLLDKARSRLSGFTDKTVAVLGLAFKPDTDDIREAPALRIIDQLLLEQANVQLYDPIASLPAHASYKAVKACSSAEEALRGADAIILCTEWPEFGQLDWKKAKKLLGQPNFFDGRNMTDAKRLRALGYYYKGIGSGY; encoded by the coding sequence TTGAAAATTCTGATTATCGGCACGGGCTATGTTGGAGCCACGACCGCAATGGTTTTTGCCGAGATCGGCTGGCAGGTAACCGGACTGGATATCGATGCTGGCAAAATCGAACGGTTAAAGAAGGGACAACTGCATTTTCACGAGCCCGGCCTTGAAGGCCTGATTGCCAAGCATGTGCAAAGCGGCCGTTTGCGGTTTACGACTAATAAAGAAACCGCCATTAAAGAGCACGACGTTATTTTCCTTTGCGTAGGAACGCCATCGCTGCCGGATGGAAGCGCAGACCTGCGCTACGTTGGGCAAGCCGCCGAGGATATCGGGCGTTTGATGAATGGCTATAAACTTATTGTCACTAAAAGCACCGTACCGGTCGGAACGCAAGAGCTGATTAAGAAGTGGATAGAAGCAGCGCAGCAAACGGCCTATCCCTTCGACGTCGCTTCCAATCCCGAATTTCTGAGGGAAGGCAAGGCCGTCGAAGACGCTTTGCGGCCCGACCGCATCGTAATCGGTACCGATAGCCAGCGGGCAACGGAGCAGCTTAAGAAGCTGTATTGGTCTTTTGCCTGCCCTTGGATTTTAACGACGCCAAGAACCGCGGAGCTTATCAAATATGCATCCAATTCGTTTCTCGCAACGAAAATATCGTATATGAACGAGCTTGCGAGACTTTGCGACGAGCTGGAGGTCAACGTAAAGGAGATTGCAGAAGGAATGGGCCTTGATCCCCGGATTGGGCCAAGCTTCCTGCAAGCCGGCCTGGGGTACGGAGGTTCCTGTTTTCCCAAGGATGTCTCGGAACTCGTTACGACTTCGGGAAAGCATCACGTAAATCTTCGTATCTTGGAGGGAGTCATAGAAGTCAATCGCACGCAGCACGCTTATTTACTCGACAAGGCGCGGTCGCGCCTTAGCGGATTTACGGACAAAACGGTTGCGGTACTGGGGCTGGCATTCAAGCCGGATACGGACGATATTCGGGAAGCGCCTGCTTTACGGATCATCGATCAATTGTTACTCGAGCAGGCCAACGTGCAGTTGTATGATCCCATTGCGTCTTTACCGGCTCATGCTTCCTACAAGGCGGTTAAGGCCTGTTCCTCAGCCGAAGAAGCCTTGAGAGGCGCGGATGCGATTATCCTATGCACGGAATGGCCCGAATTCGGACAGCTCGATTGGAAGAAAGCGAAGAAGCTTCTCGGGCAGCCGAACTTCTTTGACGGACGCAATATGACGGACGCTAAACGGCTGCGCGCTCTCGGGTATTATTACAAAGGCATCGGCAGCGGTTATTGA